From Mus musculus strain C57BL/6J chromosome 17, GRCm38.p6 C57BL/6J, the proteins below share one genomic window:
- the Zfp598 gene encoding E3 ubiquitin-protein ligase ZNF598 isoform 2 (isoform 2 is encoded by transcript variant 2): MAAAAGAEGRRAALEAVAAPERGGGSCVLCCGDLEATALGRCDHPVCYRCSTKMRVLCEQRYCAVCREELRQVVFGKKLPAFALIPIHQLQHEKKYDIYFADGKVFALYRQLLQHECPRCPHLPPFSLFGDLEQHMRKQHELFCCKLCLKHLKIFTYERKWYSRKDLARHRMQGDPDDTSHRGHPLCKFCDERYLDNDELLKHLRRDHYFCHFCDSDGAQDYYSDYAYLREHFREKHFLCEEGRCSTEQFTHAFRTEIDLKAHKTACHSRSRAEARQNRQIDLQFSFAPRHSRRSEGVVSGEDYEEVDRYNRQGRAGRASGRGAQQNRRGSWREEEDREVAAAIRASVAAQQQEETQRVEDREEGSRPKKEEAAARVPEEPRGHRRLPRAQGEGSGSKEASANGPVSQEAFPATGPGPVVALSNTLPPPSPELKEEDFPSLCASTSSCCTAVTPGSVGLALAYPGPPRGKNTFQEEDFPALVSSAPKPSSAPSSLISAWNSGCSKKGNLPTPGSQAVVGGSQPPRKAGKGSRGGRKGGPAPVDEEDSGGLTVQGLRSVPTTVAVSSLLAPATNQSSAKVGKKKKVGSEKPGATSSPLLPPDHTPKPSGAEQVLEAPLSKAEVPVTIVVNGHSEGSALVRSAPKEPPGLPRPLGPLPCPIPQEDFPALGGPCPPRMPPPPGFSTVVLLKGTPPPPPPPPGLVPPISKPPPGFSSLLPSSHSACAPSPTTTTTTTTTTKTPGLAPTPQAYLVPENFRERNLQLIQSIKDFLQSDEACFSKFKSHSGEFRQGMISAAQYYKSCRDLLGESFQKIFSELLALLPDTAKQQELLSAHTDFCSREKPPNSRSKRNKKNVWQTSTQQLGLDCCVCPTCQQVLAHGDVSSHQALHAARDDDFPSLQAIARIIT, encoded by the exons GTGGTCTTTGGGAAGAAACTCCCTGCTTTTGCCCTGATCCCCATCCATCAGCTCCAACACGAGAAGAAATATGACATCTATTTTGCAGATGGAAAGGTGTTTGCATTGTACAG GCAGCTGCTGCAGCATGAGTGCCCACGGTGCCCTCACCTGCCACCCTTCAGCCTCTTCGGGGACTTGGAGCAGCACATGCGCAAGCAGCATGAGCTCTTCTGCTGCAAGTTGTGCCTCAAGCACCTCAAG ATCTTCACCTATGAACGCAAGTGGTACTCACGCAAGGACCTGGCTCGACACCGTATGCAGGGTGACCCTGATGATACATCCCATCGGGGACATCCACTCTGTAAGTTCTGTGACGAGCGCTACCTGGACAATGACGAGCTGCTCAAGCACCTGCGCCGAGACCACTACTTCTGCCACTTCTGTGACTCTGATGGGGCCCAGGACTACTATAG TGACTATGCCTACCTGCGTGAGCACTTCCGGGAGAAGCACTTCCTGTGTGAGGAGGGCCGCTGCAGCACTGAGCAGTTCACCCATGCCTTCCGCACCGAGATCGACCTCAAGGCTCATAAAACAGCTTGCCACAGCCGCAGCCGGGCCGAGGCACGCCAGAACCGGCAGATTGACCTTCAGTTTAGCTTTGCACCACGGCACTCACGCCGGAGTGAGG GAGTCGTCAGTGGTGAGGACTACGAGGAGGTGGACAGGTACAATCGCCAGGGCCGAGCTGGCCGGGCCAGCGGGCGTGGAGCCCAGCAGAACCGCCGGGGAAGCTGGAG GGAAGAAGAAGACCGAGAAGTGGCAGCTGCTATCCGGGCCTCTGTGGCTGCTCAACAGCAAGAGGAGACTCAGAGGGTTGAGGACCGGGAGGAGGGTAGCAGGCCCAAGAAAGAGGAAGCCGCAGCCAGGGTGCCTGAGGAACCCCGTGGCCACCGGCGTCTGCCTCGGGCTCAGGGTGAAGGCTCAG GCTCCAAGGAAGCCTCAGCAAATGGTCCTGTAAGCCAAGAAGCCTTCCCAGCCACAGGCCCAGGCCCAGTGGTTGCCCTCTCAAA TACCCTCCCACCACCCAGCCCTGAGCTCAAGGAGGAAGACTTCCCCAGTCTCTGtgcctccacctcctcctgctgCACAGCGGTTACCCCAGGCTCTGTAGGCTTGGCACTGGCTTATCCTGGTCCTCCCAGGGGCAAGAACACCTTCCAGGAAGAGGActttcctgccttggtttcctccGCACCCAAGCCCAGCAGTGCCCCTTCCAGTCTCATCTCAGCTTGGAATAGCGGCTGCAGCAAGAAAGGGAACCTACCCACCCCGGGGTCCCAGGCTGTGGTTGGTGGCAGCCAGCCTCCCCGGAAGGCAGGAAAGGGGAGCAGGGGTGGCAGAAAGGGTGGCCCAGCCCCAGTGGATGAGGAGGATAGCGGTGGCCTCACTGTGCAGGGGCTGCGGAGTGTGCCCACCACGGTAGCTGTGTCTTCTTTGCTGGCACCAGCCACCAACCAGAGTTCAGCCAAGGTTggcaagaagaagaaggtgggCTCTGAGAAGCCTGGGGCCACATCATCCCCACTGTTGCCCCCTGATCATACCCCAAAGCCCTCTGGGGCTGAGCAGGTCCTGGAAGCCCCTTTGAGCAAAGCTGAAGTGCCAGTAACCATCGTTGTCAATGGACATTCCGAAGGGTCAGCCCTGGTACGGAGTGCCCCAAAGGAACCTCCAGGGCTTCCAAGGCCCCTCggtcccctcccctgccccataCCACAGGAGGACTTTCCAGCTCTCGGAGGCCCTTGTCCACCCAGGATGCCTCCTCCCCCAG GCTTCAGCACCGTGGTACTCTTGAAGGGCacaccacctccacccccacccccacccggccTGGTGCCTCCCATCAGCAAGCCACCCCCTGGCTTCTCTAGTCTTCTGCCCAGCTCCCACTCAGCCTGTGCTCCTAGtcccaccaccacaaccaccaccaccaccaccacgaaaAC ACCCGGGCTAGCACCCACACCACAAGCCTACTTAGTTCCTGAGAATTTCCGGGAGAGAAACCTGCAGCTTATCCAGTCTATCAAGGACTTTCTGCAAAGCGATGAGGCCTGCTTCAGCAAGTTTAAAAGCCATTCGGGGGAGTTCAGACAG GGGATGATCTCTGCGGCTCAGTACTACAAGAGCTGCAGGGACCTGCTTGGAGAGAGCTTCCAGAAGATCTTCAGTGAGCTGCTGGCGCTCCTGCCAGACACAGCCAAACAGCAGGAGCTGCTGTCTGCACACACAGACTTCTGCAGTCGTGAGAAGCCTCCCAACTCCAGATCTAAGAGGAACAAGAAGAATGTGTGGCAGACCAGCACCCAACAGTTGGGCCTGGACTGCTGTGTGTGCCCCACCTGCCAGCAGGTACTGGCACACGGTGACGTCAGCAGCCACCAGGCACTGCACGCTGCCCGGGACGATGACTTCCCCTCCCTTCAAGCCATTGCCAGGATCATTACGTAG
- the Zfp598 gene encoding E3 ubiquitin-protein ligase ZNF598 isoform 1 (isoform 1 is encoded by transcript variant 1): MAAAAGAEGRRAALEAVAAPERGGGSCVLCCGDLEATALGRCDHPVCYRCSTKMRVLCEQRYCAVCREELRQVVFGKKLPAFALIPIHQLQHEKKYDIYFADGKVFALYRQLLQHECPRCPHLPPFSLFGDLEQHMRKQHELFCCKLCLKHLKIFTYERKWYSRKDLARHRMQGDPDDTSHRGHPLCKFCDERYLDNDELLKHLRRDHYFCHFCDSDGAQDYYSDYAYLREHFREKHFLCEEGRCSTEQFTHAFRTEIDLKAHKTACHSRSRAEARQNRQIDLQFSFAPRHSRRSEGVVSGEDYEEVDRYNRQGRAGRASGRGAQQNRRGSWRYKREEEDREVAAAIRASVAAQQQEETQRVEDREEGSRPKKEEAAARVPEEPRGHRRLPRAQGEGSGSKEASANGPVSQEAFPATGPGPVVALSNTLPPPSPELKEEDFPSLCASTSSCCTAVTPGSVGLALAYPGPPRGKNTFQEEDFPALVSSAPKPSSAPSSLISAWNSGCSKKGNLPTPGSQAVVGGSQPPRKAGKGSRGGRKGGPAPVDEEDSGGLTVQGLRSVPTTVAVSSLLAPATNQSSAKVGKKKKVGSEKPGATSSPLLPPDHTPKPSGAEQVLEAPLSKAEVPVTIVVNGHSEGSALVRSAPKEPPGLPRPLGPLPCPIPQEDFPALGGPCPPRMPPPPGFSTVVLLKGTPPPPPPPPGLVPPISKPPPGFSSLLPSSHSACAPSPTTTTTTTTTTKTPGLAPTPQAYLVPENFRERNLQLIQSIKDFLQSDEACFSKFKSHSGEFRQGMISAAQYYKSCRDLLGESFQKIFSELLALLPDTAKQQELLSAHTDFCSREKPPNSRSKRNKKNVWQTSTQQLGLDCCVCPTCQQVLAHGDVSSHQALHAARDDDFPSLQAIARIIT, translated from the exons GTGGTCTTTGGGAAGAAACTCCCTGCTTTTGCCCTGATCCCCATCCATCAGCTCCAACACGAGAAGAAATATGACATCTATTTTGCAGATGGAAAGGTGTTTGCATTGTACAG GCAGCTGCTGCAGCATGAGTGCCCACGGTGCCCTCACCTGCCACCCTTCAGCCTCTTCGGGGACTTGGAGCAGCACATGCGCAAGCAGCATGAGCTCTTCTGCTGCAAGTTGTGCCTCAAGCACCTCAAG ATCTTCACCTATGAACGCAAGTGGTACTCACGCAAGGACCTGGCTCGACACCGTATGCAGGGTGACCCTGATGATACATCCCATCGGGGACATCCACTCTGTAAGTTCTGTGACGAGCGCTACCTGGACAATGACGAGCTGCTCAAGCACCTGCGCCGAGACCACTACTTCTGCCACTTCTGTGACTCTGATGGGGCCCAGGACTACTATAG TGACTATGCCTACCTGCGTGAGCACTTCCGGGAGAAGCACTTCCTGTGTGAGGAGGGCCGCTGCAGCACTGAGCAGTTCACCCATGCCTTCCGCACCGAGATCGACCTCAAGGCTCATAAAACAGCTTGCCACAGCCGCAGCCGGGCCGAGGCACGCCAGAACCGGCAGATTGACCTTCAGTTTAGCTTTGCACCACGGCACTCACGCCGGAGTGAGG GAGTCGTCAGTGGTGAGGACTACGAGGAGGTGGACAGGTACAATCGCCAGGGCCGAGCTGGCCGGGCCAGCGGGCGTGGAGCCCAGCAGAACCGCCGGGGAAGCTGGAGGTACAAGAG GGAAGAAGAAGACCGAGAAGTGGCAGCTGCTATCCGGGCCTCTGTGGCTGCTCAACAGCAAGAGGAGACTCAGAGGGTTGAGGACCGGGAGGAGGGTAGCAGGCCCAAGAAAGAGGAAGCCGCAGCCAGGGTGCCTGAGGAACCCCGTGGCCACCGGCGTCTGCCTCGGGCTCAGGGTGAAGGCTCAG GCTCCAAGGAAGCCTCAGCAAATGGTCCTGTAAGCCAAGAAGCCTTCCCAGCCACAGGCCCAGGCCCAGTGGTTGCCCTCTCAAA TACCCTCCCACCACCCAGCCCTGAGCTCAAGGAGGAAGACTTCCCCAGTCTCTGtgcctccacctcctcctgctgCACAGCGGTTACCCCAGGCTCTGTAGGCTTGGCACTGGCTTATCCTGGTCCTCCCAGGGGCAAGAACACCTTCCAGGAAGAGGActttcctgccttggtttcctccGCACCCAAGCCCAGCAGTGCCCCTTCCAGTCTCATCTCAGCTTGGAATAGCGGCTGCAGCAAGAAAGGGAACCTACCCACCCCGGGGTCCCAGGCTGTGGTTGGTGGCAGCCAGCCTCCCCGGAAGGCAGGAAAGGGGAGCAGGGGTGGCAGAAAGGGTGGCCCAGCCCCAGTGGATGAGGAGGATAGCGGTGGCCTCACTGTGCAGGGGCTGCGGAGTGTGCCCACCACGGTAGCTGTGTCTTCTTTGCTGGCACCAGCCACCAACCAGAGTTCAGCCAAGGTTggcaagaagaagaaggtgggCTCTGAGAAGCCTGGGGCCACATCATCCCCACTGTTGCCCCCTGATCATACCCCAAAGCCCTCTGGGGCTGAGCAGGTCCTGGAAGCCCCTTTGAGCAAAGCTGAAGTGCCAGTAACCATCGTTGTCAATGGACATTCCGAAGGGTCAGCCCTGGTACGGAGTGCCCCAAAGGAACCTCCAGGGCTTCCAAGGCCCCTCggtcccctcccctgccccataCCACAGGAGGACTTTCCAGCTCTCGGAGGCCCTTGTCCACCCAGGATGCCTCCTCCCCCAG GCTTCAGCACCGTGGTACTCTTGAAGGGCacaccacctccacccccacccccacccggccTGGTGCCTCCCATCAGCAAGCCACCCCCTGGCTTCTCTAGTCTTCTGCCCAGCTCCCACTCAGCCTGTGCTCCTAGtcccaccaccacaaccaccaccaccaccaccacgaaaAC ACCCGGGCTAGCACCCACACCACAAGCCTACTTAGTTCCTGAGAATTTCCGGGAGAGAAACCTGCAGCTTATCCAGTCTATCAAGGACTTTCTGCAAAGCGATGAGGCCTGCTTCAGCAAGTTTAAAAGCCATTCGGGGGAGTTCAGACAG GGGATGATCTCTGCGGCTCAGTACTACAAGAGCTGCAGGGACCTGCTTGGAGAGAGCTTCCAGAAGATCTTCAGTGAGCTGCTGGCGCTCCTGCCAGACACAGCCAAACAGCAGGAGCTGCTGTCTGCACACACAGACTTCTGCAGTCGTGAGAAGCCTCCCAACTCCAGATCTAAGAGGAACAAGAAGAATGTGTGGCAGACCAGCACCCAACAGTTGGGCCTGGACTGCTGTGTGTGCCCCACCTGCCAGCAGGTACTGGCACACGGTGACGTCAGCAGCCACCAGGCACTGCACGCTGCCCGGGACGATGACTTCCCCTCCCTTCAAGCCATTGCCAGGATCATTACGTAG
- the Zfp598 gene encoding E3 ubiquitin-protein ligase ZNF598 isoform X1, which produces MQGDPDDTSHRGHPLCKFCDERYLDNDELLKHLRRDHYFCHFCDSDGAQDYYSDYAYLREHFREKHFLCEEGRCSTEQFTHAFRTEIDLKAHKTACHSRSRAEARQNRQIDLQFSFAPRHSRRSEGVVSGEDYEEVDRYNRQGRAGRASGRGAQQNRRGSWRYKREEEDREVAAAIRASVAAQQQEETQRVEDREEGSRPKKEEAAARVPEEPRGHRRLPRAQGEGSGSKEASANGPVSQEAFPATGPGPVVALSNTLPPPSPELKEEDFPSLCASTSSCCTAVTPGSVGLALAYPGPPRGKNTFQEEDFPALVSSAPKPSSAPSSLISAWNSGCSKKGNLPTPGSQAVVGGSQPPRKAGKGSRGGRKGGPAPVDEEDSGGLTVQGLRSVPTTVAVSSLLAPATNQSSAKVGKKKKVGSEKPGATSSPLLPPDHTPKPSGAEQVLEAPLSKAEVPVTIVVNGHSEGSALVRSAPKEPPGLPRPLGPLPCPIPQEDFPALGGPCPPRMPPPPGFSTVVLLKGTPPPPPPPPGLVPPISKPPPGFSSLLPSSHSACAPSPTTTTTTTTTTKTPGLAPTPQAYLVPENFRERNLQLIQSIKDFLQSDEACFSKFKSHSGEFRQGMISAAQYYKSCRDLLGESFQKIFSELLALLPDTAKQQELLSAHTDFCSREKPPNSRSKRNKKNVWQTSTQQLGLDCCVCPTCQQVLAHGDVSSHQALHAARDDDFPSLQAIARIIT; this is translated from the exons ATGCAGGGTGACCCTGATGATACATCCCATCGGGGACATCCACTCTGTAAGTTCTGTGACGAGCGCTACCTGGACAATGACGAGCTGCTCAAGCACCTGCGCCGAGACCACTACTTCTGCCACTTCTGTGACTCTGATGGGGCCCAGGACTACTATAG TGACTATGCCTACCTGCGTGAGCACTTCCGGGAGAAGCACTTCCTGTGTGAGGAGGGCCGCTGCAGCACTGAGCAGTTCACCCATGCCTTCCGCACCGAGATCGACCTCAAGGCTCATAAAACAGCTTGCCACAGCCGCAGCCGGGCCGAGGCACGCCAGAACCGGCAGATTGACCTTCAGTTTAGCTTTGCACCACGGCACTCACGCCGGAGTGAGG GAGTCGTCAGTGGTGAGGACTACGAGGAGGTGGACAGGTACAATCGCCAGGGCCGAGCTGGCCGGGCCAGCGGGCGTGGAGCCCAGCAGAACCGCCGGGGAAGCTGGAGGTACAAGAG GGAAGAAGAAGACCGAGAAGTGGCAGCTGCTATCCGGGCCTCTGTGGCTGCTCAACAGCAAGAGGAGACTCAGAGGGTTGAGGACCGGGAGGAGGGTAGCAGGCCCAAGAAAGAGGAAGCCGCAGCCAGGGTGCCTGAGGAACCCCGTGGCCACCGGCGTCTGCCTCGGGCTCAGGGTGAAGGCTCAG GCTCCAAGGAAGCCTCAGCAAATGGTCCTGTAAGCCAAGAAGCCTTCCCAGCCACAGGCCCAGGCCCAGTGGTTGCCCTCTCAAA TACCCTCCCACCACCCAGCCCTGAGCTCAAGGAGGAAGACTTCCCCAGTCTCTGtgcctccacctcctcctgctgCACAGCGGTTACCCCAGGCTCTGTAGGCTTGGCACTGGCTTATCCTGGTCCTCCCAGGGGCAAGAACACCTTCCAGGAAGAGGActttcctgccttggtttcctccGCACCCAAGCCCAGCAGTGCCCCTTCCAGTCTCATCTCAGCTTGGAATAGCGGCTGCAGCAAGAAAGGGAACCTACCCACCCCGGGGTCCCAGGCTGTGGTTGGTGGCAGCCAGCCTCCCCGGAAGGCAGGAAAGGGGAGCAGGGGTGGCAGAAAGGGTGGCCCAGCCCCAGTGGATGAGGAGGATAGCGGTGGCCTCACTGTGCAGGGGCTGCGGAGTGTGCCCACCACGGTAGCTGTGTCTTCTTTGCTGGCACCAGCCACCAACCAGAGTTCAGCCAAGGTTggcaagaagaagaaggtgggCTCTGAGAAGCCTGGGGCCACATCATCCCCACTGTTGCCCCCTGATCATACCCCAAAGCCCTCTGGGGCTGAGCAGGTCCTGGAAGCCCCTTTGAGCAAAGCTGAAGTGCCAGTAACCATCGTTGTCAATGGACATTCCGAAGGGTCAGCCCTGGTACGGAGTGCCCCAAAGGAACCTCCAGGGCTTCCAAGGCCCCTCggtcccctcccctgccccataCCACAGGAGGACTTTCCAGCTCTCGGAGGCCCTTGTCCACCCAGGATGCCTCCTCCCCCAG GCTTCAGCACCGTGGTACTCTTGAAGGGCacaccacctccacccccacccccacccggccTGGTGCCTCCCATCAGCAAGCCACCCCCTGGCTTCTCTAGTCTTCTGCCCAGCTCCCACTCAGCCTGTGCTCCTAGtcccaccaccacaaccaccaccaccaccaccacgaaaAC ACCCGGGCTAGCACCCACACCACAAGCCTACTTAGTTCCTGAGAATTTCCGGGAGAGAAACCTGCAGCTTATCCAGTCTATCAAGGACTTTCTGCAAAGCGATGAGGCCTGCTTCAGCAAGTTTAAAAGCCATTCGGGGGAGTTCAGACAG GGGATGATCTCTGCGGCTCAGTACTACAAGAGCTGCAGGGACCTGCTTGGAGAGAGCTTCCAGAAGATCTTCAGTGAGCTGCTGGCGCTCCTGCCAGACACAGCCAAACAGCAGGAGCTGCTGTCTGCACACACAGACTTCTGCAGTCGTGAGAAGCCTCCCAACTCCAGATCTAAGAGGAACAAGAAGAATGTGTGGCAGACCAGCACCCAACAGTTGGGCCTGGACTGCTGTGTGTGCCCCACCTGCCAGCAGGTACTGGCACACGGTGACGTCAGCAGCCACCAGGCACTGCACGCTGCCCGGGACGATGACTTCCCCTCCCTTCAAGCCATTGCCAGGATCATTACGTAG